The Clostridioides difficile genome has a segment encoding these proteins:
- a CDS encoding ATP-binding cassette domain-containing protein: MLQIKNISKSFPNPYGQPNTIFENLSLSIEDGEFVSIIGSNGTGKSTLLNIISGLLKESSGEITLDNTNITNLAEHRRTQIVSRVFQDPSLGTCPSMTVRENLSLALNKGKLLNLKRCLRHKTNDLEQLLEGISLDLKKYLDIKVQYLSGGQRQSLSLIMSSLASPKVLLLDEHTAALDPKTSNEVIELTDKIVREKNITTLMVTHNLKHALQYGDRLIMLHKGEVVLDVNGREKEKLTIEEILEQFEYAV; this comes from the coding sequence ATGTTACAAATTAAAAATATTTCAAAGAGTTTCCCAAATCCATATGGTCAACCCAATACTATATTTGAAAATTTATCACTTAGTATAGAAGATGGTGAATTTGTAAGTATCATAGGTAGTAATGGAACTGGTAAATCCACTTTATTAAATATAATATCTGGATTATTAAAAGAATCCTCTGGTGAAATTACTCTAGATAATACTAATATAACAAATTTAGCTGAGCATAGAAGAACTCAAATAGTAAGTAGAGTTTTTCAAGACCCAAGTTTAGGAACTTGTCCTTCTATGACAGTTAGAGAAAACCTATCTCTTGCTCTTAATAAGGGGAAATTACTAAATTTAAAGAGATGTCTTCGTCATAAAACGAATGACTTGGAACAATTACTTGAAGGAATTTCTTTAGATTTAAAAAAATACCTAGATATAAAAGTACAGTATCTTTCAGGAGGTCAAAGACAATCACTTTCACTGATTATGTCTAGTTTAGCAAGCCCTAAGGTTCTACTATTAGATGAGCATACAGCAGCACTTGACCCAAAGACATCAAATGAAGTAATTGAATTAACGGATAAAATTGTAAGAGAAAAAAATATAACTACACTTATGGTAACTCACAACCTAAAGCATGCACTTCAATATGGAGATAGATTGATAATGCTTCATAAAGGTGAAGTTGTCTTAGATGTAAATGGCAGAGAAAAAGAAAAATTGACTATAGAAGAAATCTTAGAACAATTTGAATATGCTGTTTAA
- a CDS encoding NfeD family protein produces MKLIWLIVAILFGIAEMLTPSLTLIWFSVGAVILIFLSTFIKSIFLQILIFAVISIAMLVVATKKIVKKDKTYKSNTNLQAMMSKKGIVTEEISPNKTGLVVVEHETWTAISIDDEKIEKGSTVEVLKIEGVKLVVKKVNSATSVTNQ; encoded by the coding sequence ATGAAGTTGATATGGTTAATAGTAGCAATCTTATTTGGAATAGCAGAAATGTTGACTCCAAGCTTAACACTAATATGGTTTAGTGTAGGAGCAGTAATACTTATATTTTTAAGTACTTTTATAAAGAGTATATTTTTACAAATTTTAATATTTGCTGTAATTTCTATAGCTATGTTAGTTGTAGCTACTAAGAAAATTGTAAAAAAAGATAAAACTTATAAGTCTAATACTAATTTACAAGCAATGATGTCTAAGAAAGGTATTGTTACAGAGGAAATTTCTCCAAATAAAACTGGTTTAGTTGTAGTTGAACATGAAACATGGACTGCTATTTCTATAGATGATGAAAAGATTGAGAAGGGTTCTACAGTAGAAGTATTAAAAATAGAAGGGGTAAAACTAGTTGTTAAAAAAGTAAATTCTGCAACTAGTGTGACGAATCAATAA
- a CDS encoding ATP-binding cassette domain-containing protein translates to MLQIKNLSKSFPNPYGQPNTIFENLSIDIEDGEFVSIIGSNGTGKSTLLNIISGLIKESSGQVLLNKHNLSNLAEHRRTQIVSRVFQDPSLGTCPSMTVRENLSLALNKGKLLNLKKCLRYKRDFLENLLEGVSLDLKKYLDVQVQFLSGGQRQSLSLIMSCLTSPSVLLLDEHTAALDPKTSNEVIELTDKIVREKNITTLMVTHNLKHALQYGDRLIMLHKGEVVLDVKGKEKEELTVEEILEKFEYAV, encoded by the coding sequence ATGTTACAAATTAAGAATCTTTCAAAGAGTTTCCCAAATCCATATGGTCAACCCAATACTATATTTGAAAATTTATCAATTGACATAGAAGATGGTGAATTTGTAAGTATCATAGGTAGTAATGGAACTGGTAAATCTACTTTATTAAATATAATATCTGGTCTTATAAAAGAATCTTCTGGTCAAGTATTATTAAATAAACACAATTTATCTAATCTAGCTGAACATAGAAGAACTCAAATAGTAAGTAGAGTTTTTCAAGACCCAAGTTTAGGAACTTGTCCTTCTATGACAGTTAGAGAAAATTTATCTCTTGCTCTTAATAAAGGTAAGTTATTAAATCTAAAAAAATGTCTTCGTTATAAAAGAGACTTTCTAGAAAATTTATTAGAAGGAGTTTCTCTAGATTTAAAAAAATACCTAGACGTACAAGTACAATTTTTATCAGGAGGTCAAAGACAATCACTTTCACTAATTATGTCATGTTTAACAAGTCCTTCAGTTTTATTGCTTGATGAACATACAGCAGCTCTTGACCCAAAGACATCAAATGAAGTAATTGAATTAACAGATAAAATTGTAAGAGAAAAAAATATAACTACACTTATGGTAACTCACAACTTAAAGCATGCACTTCAATATGGAGATAGATTGATAATGCTTCATAAGGGTGAAGTTGTATTAGATGTAAAAGGAAAAGAAAAAGAAGAATTAACAGTTGAAGAAATCTTAGAAAAATTTGAATATGCAGTTTAA
- the glgD gene encoding glucose-1-phosphate adenylyltransferase subunit GlgD has product MKNECLGIINLNKKGDPAINKLNYGRPIASTPIAGRYRIIDFALSNMINSGITKVGIFAKEKYRSLTDHIGSGKDWDLSRKKGGLSIFSPENTKYRNTYSHREGDIYTILANLDYIEKSEEEYILIAPSYMLCNLDYSQALEYHKKSHNDITIIYKNVNNANKDFAGNLTLNLDSNNRVINVGNNLGKFPRANICMETYIMKREDFVECIYNIVNKGNYCYLEEFIVEEAENMKIGAYEYTGYLKCVNSVESYFQMSKDLLEIEVADELLYSERKIFTKEKNESPTIYTDSAKVENSFIASGCLIEGTVKDSIIFRKVNVEKGTVIENSIVMQNCVIKSNAKLYNAILDKNTSVSKGKELKGDEKYPIVVEKNTNI; this is encoded by the coding sequence ATGAAAAATGAATGTTTAGGTATAATAAATTTAAACAAAAAAGGAGACCCTGCAATAAATAAACTTAATTATGGAAGACCAATAGCTTCTACACCAATAGCTGGAAGATATAGAATAATAGACTTTGCTCTATCTAATATGATAAATTCAGGAATCACAAAAGTTGGAATATTTGCAAAAGAAAAGTATCGCTCACTTACAGACCATATAGGTAGTGGAAAAGATTGGGATTTAAGTAGAAAAAAGGGTGGTCTATCAATTTTTAGTCCAGAAAACACTAAGTATAGAAATACTTACTCACATAGAGAAGGAGATATATATACAATACTAGCTAATCTTGATTATATAGAGAAAAGTGAAGAAGAATATATTTTAATAGCTCCAAGTTATATGTTATGCAACTTAGATTATTCTCAGGCTTTGGAATACCATAAAAAATCTCATAATGATATAACTATAATATATAAAAATGTAAACAATGCAAATAAAGATTTTGCTGGTAATCTAACTTTAAACTTAGATAGTAATAACAGAGTAATAAATGTCGGAAATAATTTAGGGAAATTTCCTAGAGCAAACATATGCATGGAAACATATATTATGAAACGTGAAGATTTTGTAGAATGTATATATAATATTGTAAATAAAGGAAATTATTGTTATTTAGAAGAGTTCATTGTTGAAGAAGCAGAAAACATGAAAATAGGAGCTTATGAGTATACAGGATATTTGAAGTGTGTAAATTCTGTTGAATCATATTTTCAAATGAGTAAAGATTTATTAGAAATAGAAGTTGCTGATGAATTATTGTATTCTGAAAGAAAAATATTTACTAAAGAAAAGAATGAGTCACCTACAATTTACACAGATAGTGCAAAGGTAGAAAATAGTTTTATAGCATCAGGTTGCTTAATAGAAGGTACTGTAAAAGATAGCATTATATTTAGAAAAGTTAATGTTGAAAAAGGAACAGTTATAGAAAACTCAATAGTAATGCAAAATTGTGTAATAAAGTCAAATGCAAAACTATATAATGCAATACTAGATAAAAATACAAGTGTATCAAAAGGAAAAGAGTTAAAAGGAGATGAAAAATATCCTATTGTAGTAGAAAAAAATACGAATATATAA
- a CDS encoding glucose-1-phosphate adenylyltransferase has protein sequence MKKEMLAMILAGGQGSRLGVFTKRIAKPAVSFGGKYRIIDFVLSNCSNSGIDTVGVLTQYRPLILNSHIGMGSHWDLDRINGGVYVLQPFMNEKEGNWYNGTAHAIYQNMDFVDTYNPEYVLILSGDHIYKMDYSKMLKFHKEKGSKATIAVIEVPWDEASRFGIMNTNEDSSVYEFEEKPGEPKSNLASMGVYIFDWKMLRSYFKEAEKNPDINYDDFGKNLIPKMLEDNVGMYAYPFKGYWRDVGTIQSLWDANMDIIKSPETLDLSDPKWKIYTNTMAMPPQYIGKSANVHRSMIADGCRILGEVGNSVLSHGVVVGKGSKVIDSVIMPNVVIGENVTIEKAMIGECATINDNVQIKNVNNEINVVSEYENIEPRCVLIEGGL, from the coding sequence ATGAAAAAAGAGATGTTAGCTATGATTTTGGCAGGGGGGCAAGGTTCAAGGCTTGGAGTTTTTACAAAGAGGATTGCAAAACCAGCCGTATCATTTGGAGGAAAGTACAGAATTATTGACTTTGTTTTAAGTAATTGTTCAAATTCTGGTATAGATACTGTAGGTGTTTTAACTCAATATAGACCATTGATATTAAATTCTCATATAGGCATGGGAAGTCATTGGGATTTAGACAGAATAAATGGTGGAGTGTATGTATTACAACCATTTATGAATGAAAAAGAGGGAAATTGGTATAATGGAACAGCACATGCTATATATCAGAATATGGATTTTGTAGATACCTATAATCCAGAATATGTATTAATATTATCTGGTGACCATATATATAAGATGGATTATAGTAAAATGTTAAAATTTCATAAAGAAAAAGGATCTAAGGCTACAATTGCAGTAATTGAAGTACCTTGGGATGAAGCTTCTAGATTTGGCATAATGAATACAAATGAAGATTCAAGTGTCTATGAATTTGAAGAAAAGCCAGGTGAACCTAAAAGTAATTTGGCATCTATGGGAGTATACATATTTGATTGGAAAATGTTGCGAAGTTATTTTAAAGAGGCAGAAAAAAATCCAGATATAAATTATGATGATTTTGGAAAGAACTTAATACCTAAAATGTTAGAGGATAATGTTGGAATGTATGCATATCCATTTAAAGGATATTGGAGAGATGTAGGAACTATACAAAGTTTATGGGATGCAAATATGGATATAATTAAATCTCCAGAAACACTGGATTTATCAGACCCTAAATGGAAGATATACACAAATACAATGGCAATGCCTCCACAATATATAGGCAAAAGTGCAAATGTCCATAGATCAATGATAGCTGATGGTTGTAGAATCTTAGGAGAAGTAGGAAACTCTGTATTATCACATGGAGTTGTTGTTGGAAAAGGAAGTAAAGTAATTGATTCAGTAATCATGCCAAATGTTGTAATAGGAGAAAATGTAACTATAGAAAAAGCTATGATAGGTGAATGTGCAACTATAAATGATAATGTTCAGATAAAAAATGTAAATAATGAGATAAATGTAGTTTCTGAATATGAAAATATAGAGCCTAGATGCGTATTAATAGAAGGAGGTCTTTAA
- a CDS encoding SPFH/Band 7/PHB domain protein, translating into MGMKVVLSIVLIIVVVAISLTCIRVIKQSKVGIIMRLGKFQKVAETGVHFLIPFLDKMAYVIDLREIVIDFPPQPVITKDNVTMQIDTVVYYKVTDPVRYVFEIANPIAAIENLTATTLRNIIGELDLDETLTSRDIINVKMRTILDEATDKWGIKVNRVELKNIMPPHDIQVAMEKQMRAERERREAILQAEGNKSAAILQAEGEKQSAILTAEARKEAMVRVAEGEKESAILVAEGEAEAIRQTAIAKAQGEAEMIKRTQMATAEGLKLVFSAMKESDIDNNILALKSMEALEKMAEGKSTKLVLPSEAVNFLGTFKGIKEVMSDDKNDVLDVKDVLSGDDSLKK; encoded by the coding sequence ATGGGTATGAAAGTTGTTTTAAGTATTGTATTAATAATAGTAGTCGTAGCAATAAGTTTAACCTGCATAAGAGTAATAAAACAGTCTAAAGTAGGTATAATAATGCGACTTGGTAAGTTTCAAAAAGTGGCTGAAACAGGAGTTCATTTCTTGATACCATTTTTAGATAAAATGGCATATGTGATTGACTTGAGAGAAATCGTAATAGATTTCCCACCTCAGCCAGTTATAACTAAAGATAATGTAACTATGCAGATTGATACAGTTGTATATTATAAAGTTACAGACCCAGTTAGATATGTATTTGAAATAGCAAATCCAATAGCTGCTATTGAAAATTTAACAGCTACAACTTTAAGAAATATAATTGGTGAACTTGATTTAGATGAAACACTAACATCAAGAGATATAATAAATGTAAAAATGAGAACAATCCTTGATGAAGCAACAGATAAATGGGGAATAAAAGTAAATAGAGTAGAGTTAAAGAACATAATGCCTCCTCATGATATTCAAGTTGCGATGGAAAAGCAAATGAGAGCGGAAAGAGAAAGAAGAGAAGCAATACTTCAAGCAGAAGGTAATAAGTCAGCTGCGATATTACAAGCAGAAGGAGAAAAACAATCTGCTATATTAACAGCAGAAGCAAGAAAAGAAGCTATGGTACGTGTAGCAGAAGGAGAAAAAGAGTCTGCTATATTGGTAGCAGAAGGTGAAGCTGAAGCTATAAGACAAACAGCTATTGCTAAAGCACAAGGTGAAGCTGAAATGATTAAAAGAACTCAAATGGCAACTGCAGAAGGTCTAAAATTAGTATTTTCAGCTATGAAAGAGTCTGATATTGATAATAATATCTTAGCATTAAAATCTATGGAAGCACTTGAAAAAATGGCTGAAGGCAAGTCAACAAAATTGGTTTTACCTTCAGAAGCAGTTAATTTCTTAGGAACATTTAAAGGGATAAAAGAAGTCATGAGTGATGATAAAAATGATGTATTAGATGTAAAAGATGTGCTTAGTGGAGATGACTCATTAAAAAAATAA
- a CDS encoding NAD(P)H-hydrate dehydratase: protein MLIGTANLSRSVDNACVGELGIPMIVLMENAVISAMRNMDIDIYNDYTIVCGVGNNGGDGLGIARHLKLKGKNVNVFLIGNIKKLSECSKINYNILLNMGINIINIDKNDLSEEYNDYINKNKVDEIIKTEKQSIIKNKNLTMFKEAVSKSDVVIDAIFGTGLKREITGIFKEVIDIVNDNSKNTYSIDIPSGIDSDKGSILGICIKASKTISFEFYKRGFLNYDVNSLIGDVIVEKIGVPDFITRKYHNDEFITDESFVKNNIRRRDKHGFKSDFGKVSIVAGSKGFYGASFIATESAVKSGSGLVTLISSKDVQEKVSTRLTEAMTVNFEEERVDKLLSSSNAIGFGPGMGDNHKTFERLLRVVENSSCPIILDADGLNVMKDRCYKFLEWKNKFVITPHLGEMARLTGDSIGYIREHRVDVAKEFAQKYNVVVLLKGYQTIITDGKETYINPTGNSCMATGGMGDCLLGMITSFIGQGMNILEATVSGAYVHGYIGDELGKNMYTVNATDLISNISLTMNKFLII from the coding sequence GTGTTGATAGGTACAGCTAATTTAAGTAGAAGCGTTGATAATGCATGTGTAGGAGAGTTGGGAATTCCAATGATTGTATTGATGGAAAATGCAGTAATATCTGCAATGAGAAACATGGATATAGATATATACAATGATTATACAATTGTATGTGGTGTTGGAAATAATGGTGGAGATGGTCTTGGAATAGCAAGACATTTAAAACTAAAAGGGAAAAATGTGAATGTTTTTTTAATTGGTAATATAAAGAAACTAAGTGAATGTTCTAAAATCAATTATAATATACTTTTAAATATGGGAATTAATATTATAAACATTGATAAAAATGATTTAAGTGAGGAATATAATGATTATATAAATAAAAATAAAGTGGATGAAATTATTAAGACAGAAAAACAGAGCATAATTAAAAATAAAAATTTAACAATGTTTAAAGAAGCAGTATCTAAAAGTGATGTCGTAATAGATGCAATATTTGGAACAGGTTTAAAAAGGGAAATAACTGGTATTTTTAAAGAAGTAATCGATATAGTAAATGATAACAGCAAAAATACATATTCTATAGATATACCATCTGGTATAGATAGTGACAAAGGTAGTATACTTGGAATTTGTATCAAAGCAAGTAAAACAATTAGTTTTGAATTTTATAAAAGAGGATTTTTAAATTATGATGTAAATTCACTTATTGGCGATGTAATTGTAGAAAAAATAGGTGTTCCAGACTTTATTACAAGAAAATACCATAATGATGAATTCATAACTGATGAGAGTTTTGTAAAAAATAATATTAGAAGAAGAGATAAGCATGGATTTAAAAGTGATTTTGGAAAAGTATCTATAGTTGCAGGTTCAAAAGGATTTTATGGTGCTAGTTTCATAGCAACTGAATCGGCTGTTAAAAGTGGAAGTGGTCTTGTAACTTTGATTAGTAGTAAAGATGTACAAGAAAAAGTATCTACTAGACTCACTGAAGCAATGACTGTAAATTTTGAAGAAGAAAGAGTTGATAAACTATTGAGTTCTAGTAATGCAATTGGTTTTGGGCCAGGAATGGGAGATAATCACAAAACTTTTGAGAGATTACTTAGAGTAGTAGAGAATTCTAGTTGTCCAATAATATTGGATGCAGATGGATTAAATGTTATGAAAGATAGATGCTATAAGTTTTTAGAGTGGAAAAATAAGTTTGTAATTACTCCTCATCTGGGAGAAATGGCCAGGTTGACAGGTGACTCAATTGGGTATATAAGAGAACATAGAGTAGATGTGGCAAAAGAATTCGCTCAAAAATACAATGTAGTTGTCCTTTTAAAAGGTTATCAAACTATCATAACAGATGGTAAAGAAACATATATAAATCCTACAGGAAATAGTTGTATGGCAACTGGTGGAATGGGAGACTGTTTACTTGGTATGATTACTTCTTTTATAGGTCAAGGTATGAATATACTTGAAGCTACAGTAAGTGGAGCATATGTACATGGTTATATAGGAGATGAATTAGGCAAAAATATGTATACAGTAAATGCAACAGATTTAATAAGTAACATTTCGTTAACAATGAACAAGTTTTTGATTATTTAA
- a CDS encoding ABC transporter substrate-binding protein, with the protein MIKSKKILSLIIAGVLGASMLTGCAQNGGSDASKDKEKTDKKEIKNIGITQLVEHPSLDKANQGFIKALEDKGYKDGDNIKIDFQNAQNDMPTTQSIASKFVSDKKDLIYAISTPSAQAAYNATKDVPIIMTAVTDPIEAGLVKSLEKPGGNVSGTSDYLSIDKTLELVKTLAPKAKKIGVIYNTSEVNSKIQVDSLHDYAKKNNYEVVEKGISSSSEVNQAISSLVGKIDVLYVPTDNLIVSSMPIVSKVANENKIPIIASEEGSVSSGALACCGIDYEKLGYKAGELAIEVLEGKPVGDIPVTMLDETEIIINEDTLKALDMQKLSADNIKYIKSDKNAKSAE; encoded by the coding sequence ATGATAAAGAGTAAAAAAATATTAAGTTTAATTATAGCAGGAGTACTAGGAGCATCAATGCTCACTGGATGTGCTCAAAATGGAGGCTCTGATGCTTCAAAAGACAAAGAAAAAACAGACAAGAAGGAAATTAAAAATATAGGAATCACTCAATTAGTAGAACATCCATCTTTAGATAAGGCAAATCAGGGATTCATAAAGGCATTAGAAGATAAAGGTTATAAGGATGGAGATAATATAAAAATAGACTTCCAAAATGCACAAAATGATATGCCTACTACACAAAGTATTGCAAGTAAATTTGTCTCTGATAAAAAAGATTTAATATACGCTATATCTACACCTTCAGCTCAAGCAGCTTATAATGCTACTAAAGATGTACCTATAATCATGACTGCTGTTACAGACCCTATAGAAGCGGGATTAGTTAAATCTCTTGAAAAACCAGGTGGAAATGTTTCTGGTACATCAGATTATCTTTCAATTGATAAAACACTAGAATTAGTTAAAACTTTAGCTCCAAAAGCAAAGAAAATAGGAGTTATATACAATACTAGTGAAGTTAATTCAAAAATACAAGTTGATTCTCTACATGATTATGCTAAGAAAAATAATTATGAAGTTGTTGAAAAAGGAATCAGCTCTTCAAGTGAAGTTAATCAAGCTATTTCTAGTTTAGTTGGCAAAATAGATGTTTTATATGTTCCTACTGATAATTTAATAGTTTCTTCTATGCCTATAGTTTCTAAAGTAGCTAATGAAAACAAAATACCTATAATAGCTTCTGAAGAAGGCTCTGTATCATCTGGTGCTTTAGCTTGTTGTGGAATAGACTATGAAAAACTAGGTTACAAGGCTGGAGAGCTTGCTATTGAAGTGTTAGAAGGTAAACCTGTTGGTGATATACCTGTTACTATGTTAGATGAAACTGAAATAATAATCAATGAAGATACACTAAAAGCACTTGACATGCAAAAGCTATCAGCAGATAATATAAAGTATATAAAGTCAGATAAAAATGCAAAATCTGCAGAGTAA
- a CDS encoding ABC transporter permease: MSGIISVMTQSLILSIMALGVYITYKILDFPDMSADGSYTMGASIVAFSLTNGISPIVATLMAVLCGCIAGLVTGILHIKFKISNLLSGILVMGMLYSINLRIMGKSNIPLFSFKHLFNGEISPIVLALAFVFICKVLLDLFLKTGLGYTLKGVGDNSQMIKSLGINIGSIKILGLMISNGLIALSGSLMAQFLGFSDVNMGIGTLVLGIASIIIGITLFKKFTFIKNTTAIIVGSFIYQFTIYFAMSLGMLSTDLKLITAIVIIAFLATGNLNISLKKNKCKASTKNKSEKRGVIDVTN; the protein is encoded by the coding sequence ATGTCAGGTATTATATCTGTAATGACGCAAAGTTTAATTTTATCAATCATGGCGCTGGGAGTTTATATAACTTACAAAATCTTAGATTTTCCCGATATGTCTGCTGATGGTAGCTACACAATGGGAGCTTCTATTGTAGCATTTTCTCTTACTAATGGGATTTCTCCTATAGTAGCAACTTTAATGGCTGTTTTATGTGGCTGTATTGCTGGTCTTGTAACTGGTATACTTCACATCAAATTTAAAATATCTAACTTACTTTCTGGTATCTTAGTTATGGGAATGCTCTACTCTATCAACCTAAGAATAATGGGAAAATCAAATATCCCACTATTTAGTTTTAAACATTTATTCAATGGAGAAATATCTCCTATAGTTTTAGCTTTAGCTTTTGTATTTATCTGTAAAGTGCTTTTAGACTTATTCTTAAAGACAGGTCTTGGATACACTCTAAAAGGTGTTGGTGACAACTCTCAAATGATTAAATCTTTGGGTATAAATATTGGTTCTATAAAAATACTAGGACTTATGATTTCAAATGGACTTATAGCTTTATCTGGTAGTTTGATGGCTCAATTCTTAGGATTCTCAGATGTAAATATGGGTATCGGAACTTTAGTTCTTGGAATTGCTTCTATCATAATTGGTATTACATTATTTAAGAAATTCACTTTTATTAAAAATACTACTGCAATAATTGTTGGCTCTTTCATATACCAATTCACTATATACTTTGCAATGAGTTTAGGTATGTTATCAACTGATTTAAAACTAATAACTGCCATAGTTATAATAGCTTTCTTAGCTACTGGTAACTTAAATATCTCACTAAAAAAAAACAAGTGCAAAGCTAGTACTAAAAATAAATCAGAAAAAAGGGGTGTTATAGATGTTACAAATTAA
- a CDS encoding ABC transporter permease: MSGIISVMTQSLILSIMALGVYITYKILDFPDMSADGSYTMGASIVAFSLTNGISPIVATLMAVLCGCIAGLVTGVLHIKFKISNLLSGILVMGMLYSINLRIMGKSNIPLFSFKHLFNGEISPIVLALVFVFICKVLLDLFLKTGLGYTLKGVGDNSQMIKSLGINIGSIKILGLMISNGLIALSGSLMAQFLGFSDVNMGIGTLVLGIASIIIGITLFKKFTFIKNTTAIIVGSFIYQFTIYFAMSLGMLSTDLKLITAIVIIAFLATGNLNISLKKNKCKASTKNKSEKRGVIDVTN, encoded by the coding sequence ATGTCAGGTATTATATCTGTAATGACACAAAGTTTAATTTTATCAATCATGGCGCTAGGAGTTTATATAACTTACAAAATCTTAGATTTTCCCGATATGTCTGCTGATGGTAGCTACACAATGGGAGCTTCTATTGTAGCATTTTCTCTTACTAATGGGATTTCTCCTATAGTAGCAACTTTAATGGCTGTTTTATGTGGCTGTATTGCTGGTCTTGTAACTGGTGTACTTCACATCAAATTTAAAATATCTAACTTACTTTCTGGTATTTTAGTTATGGGAATGCTCTACTCTATCAACTTAAGAATAATGGGAAAATCAAATATCCCACTATTTAGTTTTAAACATTTATTCAATGGAGAAATATCTCCTATAGTTTTAGCTTTAGTATTTGTATTTATCTGTAAAGTACTTTTAGACTTATTCTTAAAGACAGGTCTTGGATACACTCTAAAAGGTGTTGGTGACAACTCTCAAATGATTAAATCTTTGGGTATAAATATTGGTTCTATAAAAATACTAGGACTTATGATTTCAAATGGACTTATAGCTTTATCTGGTAGTTTGATGGCTCAATTCTTAGGATTCTCAGATGTAAATATGGGTATTGGAACTTTAGTTCTTGGAATTGCTTCTATCATAATTGGTATTACATTATTTAAGAAATTCACTTTTATTAAAAATACTACTGCAATAATTGTTGGCTCTTTCATATACCAATTCACTATATACTTTGCAATGAGTTTAGGTATGTTATCAACTGATTTAAAACTAATAACTGCCATAGTTATAATAGCTTTCTTAGCTACTGGTAATTTAAATATCTCACTAAAAAAAAACAAGTGCAAAGCTAGTACTAAAAATAAATCAGAAAAAAGGGGTGTTATAGATGTTACAAATTAA